The following proteins are co-located in the Solea senegalensis isolate Sse05_10M linkage group LG12, IFAPA_SoseM_1, whole genome shotgun sequence genome:
- the LOC122778548 gene encoding sodium bicarbonate transporter-like protein 11 isoform X1, which translates to MKTKKELDAMSEVTVNRFAEETPSTGRSKNGYAFQEMELQDGEKEDCEDSPVHHKDHIYDEMQISVPDTEGPGFGLLNTTRKYVKPMDFQEEVRAHRDLDSFLSQATILLDESAATLDAVLRRMLTHMAEEGLGGCDVDEVMNSLFTDAGGKEFNVHLLSETIQGVTSTSTGVQYQHSWLCILANVRSLQRRHVCVTRLDRPQNWGANCCEARYVILILAPPRTKSTKTAIELGRTFATMFSDISFRQKLLEAQTQEDFKQELVYQRQQLSVVSEKPVMEEVEDSDPRKGKALKYTDFLKAGKGIYNDLRRRLPLYPSDFTDGITGKDRSLLKYTTTAIFLYIAILLPAIAFGSLNDESTRGEIDVQKTIVGQSIGGIIYALFAGSPLVIPLTTAPLAIFISVIRGICDDYDLDFDAFYACIGLWNSLFLILGGLFNVSLVMKLFKRSTEEVIALFISIAFVGDAVKGTVKIFQHFYHGPILATTNSTAVLQQINHILEQTKNQTEIALTYHNDTGSLLAHAEGHTLVFLPESLVLCTRERPVLCLLLMLGTLWLGYTLYLIKRSPYLNDKVREVVSDCALPTSVVICSFIGSYLFLDIQLPMFSVHDGPIFNFPPFERLTGLNTLSAVGLGFLLALLIFIDQNIVISLTHVPEHKLLKGTAFHWDLMLTGFINILMSCLGLPWMHAAFPHSSLHARQLAKVEQHVENGHLYSTIVSVKETRLTALTANILIGLSAFMLPIPLQWIPKPVLYGLFLYIAATSLDGNQMVDRMALLLKEQTSYPPTHYIRRVPQRKVHFFTGLQMIQLIVLCVFGMYPLPYMKMVFPLLMILLVPVRTSLLPRVIDAKYLDIMDAQHM; encoded by the exons AAACTCCGTCCACCGGGAGGTCCAAGAATGGATACGCTTTCCAAGAGATGG AGCTGCAGGATGGAGAAAAGGAGGATTGTGAGGATTCACCTGTTCATCACAAGGACCACATCTATGACGAGATGCAGATTAGTgtgccag ACACCGAAGGCCCTGGCTTTGGGCTTTTAAATACAACAAGAAAA TATGTGAAGCCAATGGACTTCCAGGAGGAGGTGCGTGCCCACAGAGACCTGGACAGCTTCCTGTCCCAGGCGACCATCCTTTTGGATGAAAGCGCTGCCACTCTGGATGCGGTCCTGAGGAGAATGCTGACTCACATGGCGGAGGAGGGACTCGGCGGCTGTGACGTGGATGAGGTCATGAACTCGCTTTTCACAGATGCGGGAGGAAAGGAGTTTAATG TTCACCTTCTGTCAGAGACGATTCAAGGCGTGACCTCGACTTCCACCGGAGTTCAGTACCAGCATTCTTGGCTCTGCATCCT CGCCAATGTGCGGAGCCTGCAGAGACGCCATGTCTGCGTCACTCGCCTGGACCGGCCGCAAAACTGGGGGGCCAACTGCTGCGAGGCTCGCTATGTCATCCTCATCCTGGCCCCGCCGAGAACG AAAAGCACCAAGACGGCCATTGAACTGGGTCGAACATTTGCCACGATGTTCTCTGACATTTCCTTCAGGCAGAAGCTTCTGGAGGCCCAGACCCAGGAGGACTTCAAACAGGAGCTGGTCTACCAGCGGCAGCAGCTCTCCGTGGTCAGCGAGAAGCCGGtcatggaggaggtggaggactCAGATCCTCGTAAAGGCAAAGCACTTAAG TACACAGATTTCCTCAAAGCTGGAAAAGGCATCTACAACGACCTCCGCCGCAGACTCCCTCTCTACCCCTCAGACTTCACAGACG gtataACAGGGAAAGACCGCTCTTTGCTGAAGTACACCACCACTGCTATATTCCTCTACATCGCCATTCTCCTGCCCGCCATTGCCTTTGGCTCGCTCAACGACGAAAGCACGCGAGGAGAGATAG atgTGCAGAAAACCATAGTTGGGCAGAGCATCGGCGGCATCATCTACGCCCTGTTTGCTGGTTCACCACTTGTCATTCCACTCACCACTGCACCTCTGGCCATTTTTATAAGTG TCATCAGGGGCATCTGTGACGACTACGACCTTGACTTTGATGCGTTCTACGCCTGCATCGGACTGTGGAACAGTTTGTTCCTCATCCTTGGCGGCTTATTCAATGTCAGCCTGGTGATGAAACTCTTCAAACG CTCAACAGAGGAAGTTATTGCATTGTTCATCTCCATAGCGTTCGTTGGGGACGCGGTGAAAGGCACCGTCAAAA TTTTCCAGCACTTCTACCACGGGCCCATCCTGGCGACCACCAACAGCACAGCGGTGCTTCAGCAGATCAATCACATTCTTGAGCAGACAAAGAACCAGACGGAAATCGCGCTTACGTATCACAACGACACGGGTTCTCTGCTGGCACATGCTGAAGGACACACGTTAGTCTTCCTGCCCGAGTCTTTGGTGCTATGCACACGAGAAAGGCCGGTCCTGTGCCTGCTGCTCATGTTGGGGACCCTGTGGCTGGGTTACACCCTCTATCTGATCAAGCGGAG CCCGTATCTGAACGACAAAGTCAGAGAGGTGGTGTCCGACTGTGCTCTGCCTACCTCCGTGGTGATATGCTCCTTTATTGGCTCCTACCTTTTCCTTGATATTCAGC TTCCCATGTTCAGCGTCCACGACGGCCCCATCTTCAACTTCCCTCCGTTTGAAAGGCTGACAGGACTGAACACGCTGAGCGCGGTCGGACTGGGTTTTCTGCTCGCGTTGCTCATCTTTATCGACCAGAACATCGTCATCTCGCTCACGCACGTACCGGAACACAA GTTGCTAAAAGGCACAGCCTTTCACTGGGACTTGATGCTGACTGGTTTCATCAACATCCTGATGTCCTGTCTGGGGTTGCCATGGATGCACGCCGCCTTCCCACATTCCTCCCTGCACGCCCGTCAGCTGGCCAAAGTGGAACAGCACGTGGAGAACGGACACCTCTACTCGAC CATCGTCAGTGTGAAGGAAACCCGCTTAACGGCGCTGACTGCCAACATCTTGATCGGCCTCTCCGCCTTCATGCTGCCCATTCCCCTGCAGTGGATCCCCAAGCCCGTCCTCTACGGCCTCTTCCTCTACATTGCAGCCACTTCACTTGATGGCAACCAGATGGTGGACCGCATGGCTCTGCTGCTTAAGGAACAG ACGTCGTATCCTCCCACCCACTACATCCGCCGGGTGCCACAAAGGAAGGTTCACTTCTTCACAGGCTTGCAGATGATCCAGCTCATCGTCCTGTGTGTGTTCGGGATGTATCCCCTGCCCTACATGAAGATGGTCTTCCCACTTCTGATGATCCTGCTCGTCCCTGTCAG GACGAGCCTGCTCCCCAGAGTGATTGACGCCAAGTACCTGGACATCATGGATGCCCAGCACATGTAG
- the LOC122778548 gene encoding sodium bicarbonate transporter-like protein 11 isoform X2: MEATKVLHFVPSETPSTGRSKNGYAFQEMELQDGEKEDCEDSPVHHKDHIYDEMQISVPDTEGPGFGLLNTTRKYVKPMDFQEEVRAHRDLDSFLSQATILLDESAATLDAVLRRMLTHMAEEGLGGCDVDEVMNSLFTDAGGKEFNVHLLSETIQGVTSTSTGVQYQHSWLCILANVRSLQRRHVCVTRLDRPQNWGANCCEARYVILILAPPRTKSTKTAIELGRTFATMFSDISFRQKLLEAQTQEDFKQELVYQRQQLSVVSEKPVMEEVEDSDPRKGKALKYTDFLKAGKGIYNDLRRRLPLYPSDFTDGITGKDRSLLKYTTTAIFLYIAILLPAIAFGSLNDESTRGEIDVQKTIVGQSIGGIIYALFAGSPLVIPLTTAPLAIFISVIRGICDDYDLDFDAFYACIGLWNSLFLILGGLFNVSLVMKLFKRSTEEVIALFISIAFVGDAVKGTVKIFQHFYHGPILATTNSTAVLQQINHILEQTKNQTEIALTYHNDTGSLLAHAEGHTLVFLPESLVLCTRERPVLCLLLMLGTLWLGYTLYLIKRSPYLNDKVREVVSDCALPTSVVICSFIGSYLFLDIQLPMFSVHDGPIFNFPPFERLTGLNTLSAVGLGFLLALLIFIDQNIVISLTHVPEHKLLKGTAFHWDLMLTGFINILMSCLGLPWMHAAFPHSSLHARQLAKVEQHVENGHLYSTIVSVKETRLTALTANILIGLSAFMLPIPLQWIPKPVLYGLFLYIAATSLDGNQMVDRMALLLKEQTSYPPTHYIRRVPQRKVHFFTGLQMIQLIVLCVFGMYPLPYMKMVFPLLMILLVPVRTSLLPRVIDAKYLDIMDAQHM; encoded by the exons atGGAAGCCACAAAGGTCCTCCATTTTGTGCCATCTG AAACTCCGTCCACCGGGAGGTCCAAGAATGGATACGCTTTCCAAGAGATGG AGCTGCAGGATGGAGAAAAGGAGGATTGTGAGGATTCACCTGTTCATCACAAGGACCACATCTATGACGAGATGCAGATTAGTgtgccag ACACCGAAGGCCCTGGCTTTGGGCTTTTAAATACAACAAGAAAA TATGTGAAGCCAATGGACTTCCAGGAGGAGGTGCGTGCCCACAGAGACCTGGACAGCTTCCTGTCCCAGGCGACCATCCTTTTGGATGAAAGCGCTGCCACTCTGGATGCGGTCCTGAGGAGAATGCTGACTCACATGGCGGAGGAGGGACTCGGCGGCTGTGACGTGGATGAGGTCATGAACTCGCTTTTCACAGATGCGGGAGGAAAGGAGTTTAATG TTCACCTTCTGTCAGAGACGATTCAAGGCGTGACCTCGACTTCCACCGGAGTTCAGTACCAGCATTCTTGGCTCTGCATCCT CGCCAATGTGCGGAGCCTGCAGAGACGCCATGTCTGCGTCACTCGCCTGGACCGGCCGCAAAACTGGGGGGCCAACTGCTGCGAGGCTCGCTATGTCATCCTCATCCTGGCCCCGCCGAGAACG AAAAGCACCAAGACGGCCATTGAACTGGGTCGAACATTTGCCACGATGTTCTCTGACATTTCCTTCAGGCAGAAGCTTCTGGAGGCCCAGACCCAGGAGGACTTCAAACAGGAGCTGGTCTACCAGCGGCAGCAGCTCTCCGTGGTCAGCGAGAAGCCGGtcatggaggaggtggaggactCAGATCCTCGTAAAGGCAAAGCACTTAAG TACACAGATTTCCTCAAAGCTGGAAAAGGCATCTACAACGACCTCCGCCGCAGACTCCCTCTCTACCCCTCAGACTTCACAGACG gtataACAGGGAAAGACCGCTCTTTGCTGAAGTACACCACCACTGCTATATTCCTCTACATCGCCATTCTCCTGCCCGCCATTGCCTTTGGCTCGCTCAACGACGAAAGCACGCGAGGAGAGATAG atgTGCAGAAAACCATAGTTGGGCAGAGCATCGGCGGCATCATCTACGCCCTGTTTGCTGGTTCACCACTTGTCATTCCACTCACCACTGCACCTCTGGCCATTTTTATAAGTG TCATCAGGGGCATCTGTGACGACTACGACCTTGACTTTGATGCGTTCTACGCCTGCATCGGACTGTGGAACAGTTTGTTCCTCATCCTTGGCGGCTTATTCAATGTCAGCCTGGTGATGAAACTCTTCAAACG CTCAACAGAGGAAGTTATTGCATTGTTCATCTCCATAGCGTTCGTTGGGGACGCGGTGAAAGGCACCGTCAAAA TTTTCCAGCACTTCTACCACGGGCCCATCCTGGCGACCACCAACAGCACAGCGGTGCTTCAGCAGATCAATCACATTCTTGAGCAGACAAAGAACCAGACGGAAATCGCGCTTACGTATCACAACGACACGGGTTCTCTGCTGGCACATGCTGAAGGACACACGTTAGTCTTCCTGCCCGAGTCTTTGGTGCTATGCACACGAGAAAGGCCGGTCCTGTGCCTGCTGCTCATGTTGGGGACCCTGTGGCTGGGTTACACCCTCTATCTGATCAAGCGGAG CCCGTATCTGAACGACAAAGTCAGAGAGGTGGTGTCCGACTGTGCTCTGCCTACCTCCGTGGTGATATGCTCCTTTATTGGCTCCTACCTTTTCCTTGATATTCAGC TTCCCATGTTCAGCGTCCACGACGGCCCCATCTTCAACTTCCCTCCGTTTGAAAGGCTGACAGGACTGAACACGCTGAGCGCGGTCGGACTGGGTTTTCTGCTCGCGTTGCTCATCTTTATCGACCAGAACATCGTCATCTCGCTCACGCACGTACCGGAACACAA GTTGCTAAAAGGCACAGCCTTTCACTGGGACTTGATGCTGACTGGTTTCATCAACATCCTGATGTCCTGTCTGGGGTTGCCATGGATGCACGCCGCCTTCCCACATTCCTCCCTGCACGCCCGTCAGCTGGCCAAAGTGGAACAGCACGTGGAGAACGGACACCTCTACTCGAC CATCGTCAGTGTGAAGGAAACCCGCTTAACGGCGCTGACTGCCAACATCTTGATCGGCCTCTCCGCCTTCATGCTGCCCATTCCCCTGCAGTGGATCCCCAAGCCCGTCCTCTACGGCCTCTTCCTCTACATTGCAGCCACTTCACTTGATGGCAACCAGATGGTGGACCGCATGGCTCTGCTGCTTAAGGAACAG ACGTCGTATCCTCCCACCCACTACATCCGCCGGGTGCCACAAAGGAAGGTTCACTTCTTCACAGGCTTGCAGATGATCCAGCTCATCGTCCTGTGTGTGTTCGGGATGTATCCCCTGCCCTACATGAAGATGGTCTTCCCACTTCTGATGATCCTGCTCGTCCCTGTCAG GACGAGCCTGCTCCCCAGAGTGATTGACGCCAAGTACCTGGACATCATGGATGCCCAGCACATGTAG